A stretch of DNA from Desulfovibrio gilichinskyi:
AAGGGGTTTTTTTATTAGTATATTTTAATGGAAATTGGGATTGTAAGAGCCGGAATGGAGTTTTAATACTTATCTTCATAAATTTAAAAATTAAATCATTCTGAAAAGCCACAGCGCCGTCGCTGCGTATAGTCCGGCTAAAAGATCATCAATCATTACACCCCATCCATCTTTTAACCAATTTTCAGATTGTCTGACAGGCCAAGGTTTTAAAATGTCGAATAATCTGAAAAAAATAAATCCGGCGATAAACTGCCATCCTGTCATTAATCCAAAAGGAAGGAATGTTATCCATTGTCCGAGTACTTCATCAATTACGACACAGCCCGGATCTTTTTTTCCTAATTGAATTTCCGCTTCGGAGCAGGCCATTGCACCAAATATAAAAAGTAGAATTAAGATAAAAATTTTGATTGAAAAAGAAAATGGATAAAATAAGAACGGAGCAGCAATTGCCGCCGCCGCTGAGCCCCATGTCCCAGGGGCTTTCGGTAAAAAGCCTACTGGACCCAGGGTGGCAATGTTGACGAGTATTTGGCTGTGAAGTTTTTTCATTCGTAAATTATCGGCTTAAAATGATCAAAAGTCCAGAATGAGAAGAGCCTGATCAGTATTTACTGGTCAGGCTCATTTTGGTTGTTATAAATTAGGCTGTCTGTTCACCGCGTGGCTTGATTGTATAGCCAACGCTGTTTGCAATTTGCTCAAGGAGTTTAACATCGTTTGTCACTTTTAGTATATCAAGCAATGTTCTAGCCCCGAGTTTAGCATTATTATCAAACGGGTTAATTTCTCTAAGTAATGTAGAGTATGGTTTCCCTATTTTCTTCGCTACTTCTTTAGCTGGACTGTTGCCTTCAAGTACTATGTCTTGTGTCATCTTGGTGATAGATTCAGGCATTGCGATTCTCCTCCATTAAATAATAATACAAAAGCAAAATTATTAAGCTGTTGTAAGTATTATTGTATGAAGTATAAAAACTGTAAACGGGTGAAAATATGTATTTTTAATTGATAAGGTAGTATTTAATGGTAGGGTTTTCAGTTATTGGTAGGGGGGTGAGTGGGGTTTTTACACACGTAAAACAATAGACTCTTAATTGCGCTTATTTAAAAATTTAAGAAATTCTGCCTTCGGCAATGGTTTAGAATAATAAAAACCTTGAATTATAGTGCATCCTTCAGCTCGGAGCAGCTCAATCTGTTCGGCATGTTCAACGCCTTCTGCAATGACATTAAGTCCCATTTTACCGGCCATACTTATTATAGCGGACACAATTGCCATGTCGTTCGGATCTGATAAAATGTCATTAACAAACGATCTGTCAATTTTAAGAGTGTTGATCGGGAGCTTTTTCAGGTAGCTGAGTGACGAATAACCTGTTCCGAAATCATCAATAGAGATTCTGATGCCCGTTGCGCTTAATGTTTCCAGAAGTTTAATTTTTTCTTCAACATTTTTCATAATCAAAGACTCGGTAATTTCGATTTCAAGCTGATTATTATTCAGCTCGTATCTGCCTAATGTCTCGATAACTTTGTTCGAAAAAAGAGGATCTTCAAGTTCTTTAGAGGAAACGTTTACGGAAACAATTAGGTCGTTATGGCCTGTTTTTTTCCATTCAGCCATATCTTTTATGGAAATATTGAGGATTTGATTATCGATGTCGCCGATAAGATTAAGAATCTCGGCAAATTCAATAAATTCTCCAGGAGGAATGATCTCTCCGTTTGATTTTACCCAACGGGCAAGAGCTTCCATTCCAACAACTTTTCCGGTTTCGGAATCTACTTTAGCCTGATAGAAAGGAATAAATTCATTGGAAGCCAAGCCTTTTCTGATAGCCGACTCCATGTCTATTTTATTTTGAGCGCGTGTCAGCATCTGAGAAGTATAGAATCTTACTTCGCTTCCTGCTCCGTTTTCACCTTTCATTTGGTGCATGGCCGTATCTGCATGCTGCAACAGCGTTTCAGCCGTTTCAGAATCATCCGGATAGGTTGAAATTCCTATGCTCACTGTTATGAAAATGTCATGCCCATCAATTTTAAATGGATCTTGAAGTAACTTTCTAATTTTTTTCGCAAAAACCATGAGTGAATTGATGTTTCCGAAATCAACCACCGCTATGGCAAATTCATCACTACCGATTCGCGCAAAAATGTCTGTCTCTTTAATAATTCCTTTTATTCCGGCAGCAAATTTTTTTAGTAGTTCATCTCCTACATGATATCCCAGTGAGTCATTTACTTTTTTAAAATCGTCAAAATCGATATAAAGGAGAGCAATTTGAGCGCTTCTTTTTAGTGATCGGTTGATTTCTGTGCGCAACCTATCGGAAAATAACCTGCGGTTCGGCAGATTGGTGAGAGCATCATGATAGGCATAAAAATTAATTTTATCATCTTTACGCTTAAGTTCGCTCACATCGTTGTTAATACCCAGATAGTGAGTAATCTTGTTGTTTGAGTCATAAATTGCAGTGATGCTGAGCCGTTGAGGGTATATTTCACCGTTTTTACGACGGTTCCACAGTTCGCCGTCCCATTTCCCTGTTTTAGTCAAAGACTCCCACATTTCTTTGTAGAATTTCTTGTTATGATTGTCAGATTTTAATATTCGTGGATTTTTCCCTTTGATATCGTCCAGCGTGTACCCTGTTATTTCAGTGAAAGCTGGGTTGATCTGCTGTGCTATTCCTTTCGCATCTGTGATTATAACCCCGTCCAGTGTATTTTCAAAAAGGTGGCTCATAAACTGAAGGTTTTCGTTGGCATCATGTAATGTCTGTTCTTGGATTACTATATGCTCTTTGAGTTCTTTACGAACTTTGGCGAGATCTTGCTCGGTTATTTTTCTGTCAGTGATG
This window harbors:
- a CDS encoding sensor domain-containing protein; this translates as MKNKIHKAAECIKNETDGDTANLLEQSNLIQLFLNSADHTAIIKDTSFRYIAVNKAFLEQSGILNEDKIIGKTIYEVFADRSTKEELDEITKYDRIALALPKGDNLAIELNLPNKDGDERIYSSKRFAIYDEQDQVIGIGSLSMNITDRKITEQDLAKVRKELKEHIVIQEQTLHDANENLQFMSHLFENTLDGVIITDAKGIAQQINPAFTEITGYTLDDIKGKNPRILKSDNHNKKFYKEMWESLTKTGKWDGELWNRRKNGEIYPQRLSITAIYDSNNKITHYLGINNDVSELKRKDDKINFYAYHDALTNLPNRRLFSDRLRTEINRSLKRSAQIALLYIDFDDFKKVNDSLGYHVGDELLKKFAAGIKGIIKETDIFARIGSDEFAIAVVDFGNINSLMVFAKKIRKLLQDPFKIDGHDIFITVSIGISTYPDDSETAETLLQHADTAMHQMKGENGAGSEVRFYTSQMLTRAQNKIDMESAIRKGLASNEFIPFYQAKVDSETGKVVGMEALARWVKSNGEIIPPGEFIEFAEILNLIGDIDNQILNISIKDMAEWKKTGHNDLIVSVNVSSKELEDPLFSNKVIETLGRYELNNNQLEIEITESLIMKNVEEKIKLLETLSATGIRISIDDFGTGYSSLSYLKKLPINTLKIDRSFVNDILSDPNDMAIVSAIISMAGKMGLNVIAEGVEHAEQIELLRAEGCTIIQGFYYSKPLPKAEFLKFLNKRN
- a CDS encoding phosphatidylglycerophosphatase A family protein, which translates into the protein MKKLHSQILVNIATLGPVGFLPKAPGTWGSAAAAIAAPFLFYPFSFSIKIFILILLFIFGAMACSEAEIQLGKKDPGCVVIDEVLGQWITFLPFGLMTGWQFIAGFIFFRLFDILKPWPVRQSENWLKDGWGVMIDDLLAGLYAATALWLFRMI
- a CDS encoding phage regulatory CII family protein, with translation MPESITKMTQDIVLEGNSPAKEVAKKIGKPYSTLLREINPFDNNAKLGARTLLDILKVTNDVKLLEQIANSVGYTIKPRGEQTA